One window from the genome of Pedobacter schmidteae encodes:
- a CDS encoding RagB/SusD family nutrient uptake outer membrane protein, producing the protein MNRIKYLLIGLLACFSLGSCKKFLTVNPKTDITQDDFFSSEGGFKDALSGVYIQMKGTAAYGEALTMTTVEQLISNWDVTNGSTEQKIGAYDYNDTGVQGRMSAIFAQAYATTAGINAILGQIDQRRDVFKTPGMYEQIKGECLALRAYCLFDVLRLFGPVPANAGNGLILPYPVSISKSPNQLISYNDFKSQLLSDLSAAVALLQNDPIRSYSLDQLGKPGTAPFIPADNFMAYRYLKMNYYAVKAVQARMYLWFNDQGNAYACAKEVIDAKNGDGTVKFKLGLAADMTAKDYALTAEQIFGLYDWDLYDRYTKIYGTGLLKKGSNETMVKTQLYGNTGTDIRETSLWSLVTQFNQSKTYIINKYQVSQAQSSIQLDFKRIPMLRISELYLIAIETAPAAEAQTLWNAYRLARNIVSTPLPTGTAPLQAILMPEYRKEFFAEGQAFFMYKRMNAGAPNVLWTPTGVSINYVVPLPQGELVKTY; encoded by the coding sequence TTTTCAGCTCGGAAGGGGGCTTTAAAGATGCACTAAGTGGGGTATATATCCAGATGAAGGGTACCGCTGCATATGGTGAGGCGCTCACCATGACCACTGTTGAGCAGCTGATTTCGAACTGGGACGTAACCAATGGCAGTACAGAACAAAAAATTGGGGCTTACGATTACAATGATACCGGGGTTCAGGGTAGAATGTCGGCTATTTTTGCGCAGGCCTATGCTACCACTGCGGGTATCAATGCGATCCTCGGGCAAATTGACCAGCGACGGGATGTATTCAAAACCCCCGGAATGTACGAGCAGATTAAAGGCGAATGCCTGGCATTGCGTGCCTATTGTCTTTTTGATGTTTTACGTTTATTTGGCCCCGTACCGGCAAATGCCGGTAACGGTCTCATACTGCCATATCCGGTTAGTATTTCAAAATCTCCAAACCAGTTGATTTCTTATAATGATTTCAAGTCACAGTTGCTGAGCGACCTGTCGGCCGCTGTAGCGTTGTTGCAAAACGATCCGATCAGAAGCTATTCTTTGGACCAGCTGGGCAAACCCGGAACTGCACCCTTTATTCCTGCAGATAATTTTATGGCCTACCGGTACCTGAAAATGAACTATTATGCGGTTAAGGCTGTGCAAGCCAGAATGTACCTTTGGTTCAACGACCAGGGCAATGCTTATGCCTGTGCAAAGGAGGTGATCGATGCAAAAAACGGAGACGGTACGGTTAAATTCAAACTGGGACTTGCTGCCGATATGACGGCGAAAGACTATGCCCTGACAGCAGAGCAGATTTTTGGTTTATATGACTGGGACCTTTATGATCGCTACACAAAAATTTACGGTACCGGGCTTTTAAAAAAAGGCAGTAATGAAACCATGGTGAAAACCCAGTTGTACGGCAATACCGGAACAGACATCCGTGAAACCAGTCTTTGGAGTTTGGTTACCCAGTTTAACCAGTCAAAAACTTATATCATCAATAAATACCAGGTCAGTCAGGCACAGTCCAGCATTCAGCTTGATTTTAAAAGGATACCGATGTTGCGTATCAGTGAACTTTACCTGATTGCCATTGAAACGGCACCTGCTGCAGAAGCACAGACTTTATGGAACGCCTATCGCCTGGCAAGAAATATTGTAAGTACGCCGCTGCCTACAGGAACTGCACCCTTGCAGGCAATACTGATGCCGGAATACAGGAAAGAGTTTTTTGCCGAAGGGCAGGCTTTCTTTATGTACAAACGTATGAATGCAGGAGCCCCGAACGTATTATGGACCCCTACAGGTGTTAGCATCAACTATGTTGTTCCGCTGCCACAGGGCGAATTGGTAAAAACTTATTAA
- a CDS encoding DUF4843 domain-containing protein, translating to MYPLKYFMVLACAAALFTSCKNDNYLLYETESRIQFGPERSKIYQSSYNLADTLKPYSFAYTDAVQDTVFFDIYAIGKVSAKDRAVKLEQVQVSGQENAIPGTHYQDFSNPSVAGRYIIKAEESHTRVPVVLLRDASLKTKTVMLKISVANNEAFRVGEPAYAWRKIELTDRLSRPAAWTDFMTSTYFGKYSVTKHRFMIEQTGERWDQDFMKEILQRGSTSLIYWQGVLKTAVTNYNNAHPGSPLKDEFNELVIIP from the coding sequence ATGTATCCTTTAAAATATTTTATGGTGCTGGCATGCGCTGCTGCACTTTTTACATCCTGTAAAAATGACAATTACCTGCTTTATGAAACGGAATCACGTATACAGTTCGGACCCGAAAGGTCTAAAATATACCAGTCGTCTTATAACCTGGCTGATACACTGAAACCTTATTCTTTCGCCTATACAGATGCTGTACAGGATACGGTCTTTTTTGACATCTATGCCATAGGCAAGGTTTCGGCGAAGGACCGGGCCGTCAAGCTGGAGCAGGTACAGGTAAGTGGACAGGAAAATGCCATTCCGGGGACGCATTATCAGGATTTTTCCAACCCTTCTGTGGCCGGTAGATATATAATTAAAGCCGAGGAAAGTCACACCCGGGTACCTGTTGTGTTGTTACGCGATGCTTCCCTGAAAACGAAAACGGTGATGTTAAAGATTAGCGTGGCTAACAATGAGGCGTTTAGGGTAGGAGAGCCGGCATATGCCTGGCGCAAAATAGAATTGACGGACCGGCTAAGCCGGCCTGCTGCGTGGACAGACTTCATGACTTCCACCTATTTTGGAAAGTACAGCGTTACCAAACATCGCTTTATGATAGAACAGACTGGCGAACGCTGGGATCAGGATTTTATGAAGGAAATCTTACAAAGAGGCTCCACATCGCTAATTTACTGGCAGGGCGTCCTGAAAACTGCAGTTACCAATTATAATAATGCTCATCCCGGCAGCCCGCTGAAAGATGAGTTTAATGAGCTGGTTATTATTCCTTAA